One window of the Branchiostoma lanceolatum isolate klBraLanc5 chromosome 3, klBraLanc5.hap2, whole genome shotgun sequence genome contains the following:
- the LOC136430208 gene encoding gamma-aminobutyric acid receptor subunit beta-3-like, whose product MSMTVASIDQVSEVDMDYTVTVLMRQYWNDPRLTFPGNRSMSLDPRLVKKLWVPDTFLENSKSSYLHTVTVDNALIRLFPDGSILYGMRITAKMECEMDLRKYPMDEQSCPFILESYGYTTEDMTYEWREGEKSISGLKDIRLSQFTIYDYKALQGYGDYETGRYPQLQMLLLFRRQVFFFFLQTYIPACLLVVVSWVSFFINPDSEPARVSLSVTTVLTMTTLVSGTRAQLPKISYIKAIDVYLVVCFVFVFAALLEYAAVNYQSRYYKTPRKSRKSKKAEIEEFQLEEKKAPLAVPENDGSSPPAARNGTARRRFPSPKVLTSFRGGRKIIEDVNDIDKFSRVLFPFTFAVFNAIYWIVYAV is encoded by the exons ATGAGCATGACGGTCGCCAGTATTGATCAAGTGTCGGAGGTAGACATG GATTACACGGTGACTGTATTGATGCGCCAGTATTGGAACGACCCACGCCTCACGTTCCCAGGGAACAGGAGCATGAGTCTCGAtcccaggctggtgaagaaGCTGTGGGTGCCCGACACGTTCCTGGAGAACTCCAAGTCCTCCTACCTGCACACCGTCACTGTGGACAACGCGCTCATCCGCCTCTTCCCGGACGGGTCCATCCTGTACGGGAtgag AATAACGGCCAAAATGGAGTGTGAGATGGACCTGAGAAAGTATCCAATGGACGAACAAAGTTGTCCCTTCATCTTGGAGAGCT ATGGCTACACCACGGAGGATATGACGTATGAATGGCGCGAAGGAGAGAAATCTATTTCCGGGTTAAAGGACATCCGCCTGTCTCAGTTCACTATCTACGACTACAAAGCCTTGCAGGGATATGGGGACTACGAAACCG GCCGGTATCCTCAGTTGCAAATGTTGCTCCTGTTCCGGCGCcaggtgttcttcttcttcctccagaCGTACATCCCTGCCTGCCTGCTGGTTGTTGTGTCATGGGTGTCGTTCTTTATCAATCCGGACTCCGAACCTGCCAGAGTGTCCCTCA GTGTCACCACCGTCCTCACTATGACAACGCTGGTTTCGGGAACGAGAGCTCAACTGCCGAAAATCTCGTACATCAAGGCCATTGACGTGTACCTGGTGGTGTGTTTTGTGTTCGTGTTCGCCGCTCTACTGGAGTACGCAGCCGTCAACTACCAGTCCAGATACTACAAGACACCGAGAAAGTCAAGAAAATCCAAAAAAGCCGAGATTGAGGAATTTcag CTCGAGGAGAAGAAGGCTCCCCTTGCTGTCCCAGAGAATGACGGGAGTTCGCCACCTGCAGCAAGAAATGGAACCGCTAGAAGGCGCTTTCCCAGCCCAAAGGTTCTGACCAGCTTCAGAGGTGGACGGAAGATAATAGAAGACGTGAACGACATCGACAAGTTTTCTCGCGTGCTGTTCCCATTTACATTTGCCGTGTTTAATGCCATATACTGGATTGTCTATGCCGTATAG
- the LOC136430204 gene encoding uncharacterized protein, with amino-acid sequence MAAMYNMVTLSVFTVAFVCAYFPSLDAASVQSMGYNNIQGEGDSGHGSGWVAMDYIIEANKDLHLFETDIEYYGPSNSRNAIIESALLWDYKEIPFVIRQGDYSASEVSRIQSAMEEFHQHTCVRFVQRNGQEDYLHIQRLDGCWAWIGQKHEGAQNVILGDGYCLEKGSIIHELMHAVGFWHEHQRPDRDDWVNILWDNIQEDKKGDFEKHAESGVSTLGLPYDYGSIMHYSSRSHSVNGQPTIEALFPTNGLMGQNDGLSSGDIDKINTLYSCSTQKWRTDGRCGSRFPAPGATPGECNPHGQYPCCSANGYCGSGTDFCDCAGCEDFIGKLGCPTVVLYGSTNIQVSKMTSYTMTGDTKSNEGHPVYFSSATCDFLYYYKGDRNLEWWVGPQVGNNFGSVHVRDSHLYADEIIGTFLLWDDQWVESPDVKIACSDDVPAGVVVPQSVGGATDCTRVSLHGDVTHQPSRMTTYTRTGQTSGGRPVYVSDRDSRDFLFFFDDYNQWWVGRTIGQNFGFAYVNDCAMTPDQIRSQWELWDGSQWQVVSSVHATCIGTA; translated from the exons ATGGCGGCAATGTACAATATGGTCACTCTAAGCGTTTTCACGGTAGCCTTTGTCTGTGCCTACTTTCCATCTTTG GATGCAGCTTCGGTACAGTCGATGGGGTACAACAACATCCAAG GTGAGGGAGATTCTGGGCATGGATCCGGGTGGGTGGCGATGGATTATATCATCGAGGCGAACAAGG ATCTCCATCTGTTTGAGACGGATATTGAGTACTACGGACCATCG AACTCTCGAAACGCCATCATAGAATCAGCGCTCTTGTGGGACTATAAGGAGATCCCCTTCGTCATCAGGCAGGGTGATTACT CTGCATCTGAGGTATCACGTATACAAAGTGCCATGGAAGAGTTCCACCAACACACGTGCGTCCGATTTGTACAGAGGAACGGCCAGGAGGACTACCTACATATCCAACGCCTGGATGG ATGCTGGGCATGGATTGGACAGAAGCATGAAGGTGCACAGAACGTGATTCTCGGTGACGGCTACTGCCTGGAGAAGGGCAGCATCATCCACGAGCTGATGCACGCCGTGGGCTTCTGGCACGAACATCAGCGGCCGGACAGGGACGACTGGGTCAACATTCTGTGGGATAACATCCAAGAAG ACAAGAAGGGAGACTTTGAGAAGCACGCTGAGAGCGGTGTGAGCACGCTTGGCCTGCCGTACGACTACGGTTCCATCATGCACTACAGCAGCCGGTCTCACAGCGTTAACGGGCAGCCCACAATCGAAGCGCTCTTCCCAACGAACGGCCTGATGGGACAGAACGACGGTCTGAGTTCTGGGGACATTGACAAGATCAACACACTCTACAGCTGCA GCACCCAGAAGTGGAGGACCGATGGTCGCTGTGGCTCTCGTTTCCCAGCTCCAGGGGCGACACCTGGCGAGTGCAACCCGCACGGCCAGTACCCGTGCTGCTCGGCGAATGGTTACTGCGGATCCGGCACAGACTTTTGCGACTGTGCGGGCTGTGAGGACTTCATAGGGAAACTTG GATGCCCAACGGTTGTGCTGTACGGCTCCACCAACATCCAGGTCTCCAAGATGACGTCATACACCATGACGGGAGACACCAAAAGCAACGAGGGCCACCCCGTGTACTTCAGCAGCGCCACCTGCGACTTCCTGTATTACTACAAGGGTGACCGGAACCTGGAATGGTGGGTGGGGCCGCAGGTTGGGAACAACTTCGGGAGCGTGCACGTCAGGGATTCCCACCTCTACGCTGATGAGATCATCGGGACGTTCCTTCTGTGGGACGACCAGTGGGTAGAGAGCCCGGATGTGAAAATCGCCTGTTCCG ATGACGTCCCAGCTGGCGTTGTAGTTCCACAATCGGTAGGGGGCGCTACAGACTGTACGAGGGTCAGTCTGCATGGTGACGTCACCCACCAACCTTCCCGCATGACGACCTACACCAGGACAGGTCAGACCAGCGGCGGCAGGCCCGTCTACGTCAGCGACAGGGACAGCCGAgacttcctcttcttcttcgaCGACTACAATCAGTGGTGGGTCGGTCGTACGATCGGGCAAAACTTCGGCTTCGCTTACGTCAACGACTGCGCCATGACACCTGACCAGATCAGGTCCCAGTGGGAACTGTGGGACGGGAGCCAGTGGCAGGTCGTCTCGTCGGTTCATGCAACCTGTAtcg GTACTGCATAG
- the LOC136430207 gene encoding astacin-like metalloendopeptidase: MSRTAMFGMISCLLVGLATSTPRLQLNKGDVAGADLHKRNAVEDAKIWPSGVIPYVFNSEFASACKDDHTGCPHWASIGECDVNPNYMLVNCLLSCGVCEQMSERSTCQDNHASCSYWASTGECQINPNYMLTNCQASCGICQPTSTCQDNHASCYHWASIGECDVNPPYMLVNCMQSCNVCVTAEPLSDQKPEEGSEAAMILAGMADFHSETCIQFVPRTTEQDYIHIRKLGGCHSEVGRQGGRQELSLANDCLQKGTITHHLMQAVGFHYEHNRPDRDQWIVINLENVQDDHVHDFDKNTEGRTLNLPYDYGSIMHLGSHVFSKNGMETITAKRPLNGAVMGGWRNTGLSDLDIQKINTLYQC, from the exons ATGTCTCGCACAGCCATGTTTGGAATGATCTCTTGTCTGTTGGTTGGGTTGGCGACAAGCACACCGC GCCTTCAGCTGAATAAGGGTGACGTTGCTGGAGCAGATCTC CACAAGAGAAATGCAGTCGAGGATGCCAAGATCTGGCCGTCTGGAGTTATTCCTTACGTGTTCAATTCTGAATTCG CAAGCGCCTGTAAGGACGATCACACGGGCTGCCCGCATTGGGCCAGTATCGGGGAATGTGACGTGAATCCGAACTACATGTTGGTCAACTGTCTACTGAGCTGCGGTGTTTGTGAACAAA TGTCTGAGAGAAGCACCTGTCAGGACAACCACGCCAGCTGTAGTTACTGGGCCAGCACTGGCGAGTGTCAGATCAACCCCAACTACATGCTCACCAACTGTCAGGCCAGCTGCGGCATCTGCCAACCAA CATCCACCTGCCAGGATAACCATGCCTCCTGTTATCACTGGGCCAGTATCGGGGAGTGTGACGTCAACCCACCCTACATGTTAGTGAACTGTATGCAGAGTTGTAACGTCTGTGTAACAG CCGAGCCTCTTTCGGACCAGAAGCCGGAGGAAGGGTCCGAGGCGGCGATGATACTGGCTGGCATGGCGGACTTCCACAGCGAGACCTGCATCCAGTTTGTACCCCGTACCACTGAACAGGACTATATCCACATCCGCAAACTGGGAGG GTGCCACTCCGAGGTTGGTCGCCAGGGGGGGCGACAGGAACTGTCTCTCGCAAATGACTGTCTACAGAAGGGCACCATCACCCACCACCTCATGCAGGCCGTAGGGTTTCACTACGAACACAACCGTCCGGACAGGGACCAGTGGATCGTGATAAACTTGGAAAACGTACAAGACG ATCATGTCCATGATTTTGACAAGAACACCGAGGGCCGTACCCTGAATCTGCCGTACGACTACGGTTCCATCATGCACCTCGGCAGCCACGTCTTCAGCAAGAACGGCATGGAGACCATTACGGCCAAG CGTCCTCTGAACGGTGCAGTGATGGGCGGCTGGAGGAACACTGGCCTCAGTGATCTGGACATCCAGAAGATCAACACCCTGTACCAGTGCTGA